The genomic DNA ATTATATCTCTTGAACCTTTCCTCTGTAACTGCGAACCTCCTTTATCTAAGGACCAGATTAGTTAAATATGTTGAAGTTTCGTTTTGGTGCTGAGTAGCAATGTTTAATACCAGAGTGGTACCCATGGTGAGCGGCTCAGATGACTacatcattttcatcttCATGAACATATCGATCTAACCTTAGGTTCACTACTATGAACTGTGAGCATGATGTAACGAGTAAGGTGAAGAGCATCGAATTGTGGAGCGAGGTTATGGGATTGGCAGGCTTGTCTCATTTCCATGAGTTGTTTCGAGGAAGATTGAAAATCTGCAGCTTCACGGCATATACTCATCCGCCTCTAATTATGTGTCCAGCTATTACGTCAGTAACCAAGCCTTACTCTTAGTATCAGAAATGCCAGGGTTCCTCCTGACTCGGCGTATAGTATATTAGTGCTACCTGTAACTTGAGAGTGTTTATGTGCTATCTATACCAGTATTAGAAGTTGTAGGGTCTGGGATTAGGCTCTTGGCTCTAATAACGACCAGACACAACAGGACCAGTGTGGACATGCTTACGGTGTTGATTGAGTTGTAAAAATCATAATTGCTTCCAGGGATCCACTATTCGCTTGAAAGATGGTTTGTATAGAAAATTAGAAAAGTTTGCGTATGGTATTCAGTCTCAAAAAAATCATgattaaataaatataaggTTTTCTGGTCGTCCTGGTGGCTGATCGAATTTTTTTGATGACAACTCGAGCCGCAGAGCTCGGCTGGGAGAGTGATACACCTGTAAGATCACTAAATATATAATAGCCACTGGTGGAAAGACTAAGTAAgaattcttcaacaccttcaATAACATATAACCCTCGTCTCCCTAGCTCATTTCTATCCCTATGGTTACTGAAACTGGGTTCAACCATGCCAAAGAGGGATGGCTATCCGCTGCCAAAACGGCCCGCGGCGCGAAGGAGCATTGTCAAAGGACATacgaggaagacaaggaGTTGGGACTCATTGGTGACGAACCCTTCGAGAAATGGGCTGAGATGAACGTAAGGGCACGGGTCGTCTCTCGGCTTAACAGAGAGCTAATGACTAGCCTTTTAGGCACCGGGATTCATGAAGGCTTATCGGCAATTTAAGCTCCATGAGCGCAAATACCGGAAGATCGCTCAGGAATATGATCGGGAGCAAGCAAAAGCCTGGGAACAGGAGTATCAACGTCGATTGAACGACTTGCATTCTCGGCCCGGAGAGGAGAATGGGTCGGACTTTATCATTATTAtccttgaggaagaggagtaaTCTAATCGCATAGACCAGGCTAGAGGTATTTTTGAAAGATGTATCTGGTCTTCAATCGTTGAACTTGTATGTATTGATTTAATTTATAAACATCAATTCTTCTTTCAATGCAGCCGGTGTCGGCCACATTCCTCAAGCCAACAGTCCAATGCAGAGACGCTAACCGCTTCTAGGTTACGACACCTGGATTGACAGGCTGAAGTTTGAGCCCAGAAAGGAAGGCATCAACAATCGTACGTACAGATTGAAGTCCGTTCGTGGAAGACAATCCTACTCTGCCCAATCGAACCAGTCACAAGTGCTACAATCGGACCAATGACAGTCGTGCATTAGTATCTAATTCATATTTATACACATTCATTCTATACATAATACACCTAGAAAATCAGCCGAGACGAAATGACATCATAGCCGATCTACTATAACTTTACCCGAACAGGCAAAGTCCACGAAACGTGCTCGAAGAGAGGGGTCAACACTCACTGCTGTCTTCGGACACAACTGCAACGTGTATACTATATAAAGACCTCTTTGAGCTCAATTTGTCGTGGCAATGGCGTTTGCTCGCAGGTTAGCAATCCTTCCCGGAGGCTTAGGTAGGGTTAATCAATCACTGACGAAGCCAAGAATGAGAACCATGTTAATCTCAACTGTGGTCTAGGTGGGCTTGGGTCAAGCATAGGCAAGAAACTCAGACAACAAGGAGCCCGACTGGCCATTCTGTACGCACCCTTTGAGGCTGCGCGTCGAGACCAGCTGCTGGAGTCTACCTACGGTCGGGTTCCCGACTCAGATGAAATCCGAGCCTATGAATGTGACATCACGTCGCCGGAGTCTGTCCAGTCGGCATTTAAAGCGCTGGACAAGGAAATGGTCCAGCCgtcatctttctctgtggCTGATCGGACCTTCCCAAGTATTCTGATCAATACAGCTGGTTATGTCAATCTGAGTGATATGGAGTCGACGCCACCCGAGGATACCATGAAACATCTCACCACGAATGTTTTCGGACCAATGCTGTGCTCTCAGGCGTTTGCTCGACTCTACTTCACTGCCTCTAAGGGAGCGAAATCTTCAGGCAGTCCTCCTCCAACCGGGAGAATCGTCAATATCGCGTCGCAGGCAGCACATGTAGCACTGCCTCGGCATGGCGCATACTGCGCGTCCAAAGCTGCACTGTTAGGATTGACACGCAGTATGGCCTCCGAATGGGGAGGTCGTGGCATCACAACGAACTCTGTCTCCCCAACGGTAGCATGGACCGAGCTTGGAAAGAAAGCGTGGGGACAAGAGGATGTCCGAGAAGCCTTCCTGAAGACGATCCCGACTGGCAAATTCGCGTTACCGGATGAGGTGGCGGATGctgttctcttcctctgcaAGGCAAGTGTTTTAGAATTGTTTGGCTCCTTTCTTCACACTAACTAGTCACACAGGATTCCAGTGGTATGATTAACGGCGCCGACATCAGGGTGGATGGTGGTTTCACCATTCAATAATTATTGACTGCTTGTTTGGTTCTATGAGTATCTGCTTATTGGCAGCCAGATTCTGGTCCTACAAAAGCTCGGGCTAACGGACTAACTCTATTCATAGCGATATCTTGTTGGAGTGTTTCTTAACCAAGATATGCTATCCCGCGCGGTCTAGACCAGCTAGTCTTACTTATAGTCCTAGTTAATCTAGCTCTGGATAAACTTAGCCTTGCTTGTCTGGGCGGCCTTCCAAGCTCGCTCATCTGTTTAGCATCCTGTACCGGCAATATGAAACTGCAGATGACTGACAGGCTCAGCAATAGTAGCGATATTCGGGTTCTGATAGTAATCCCGGTCCTATTACCACCGAGTGAAGAATGCTAGAATGTTCAGCTGGATATTCGAGCAATGAACCCATAGACATCATTTATATCTAATCTCCCGACCCCAGCGGGCGCCATCTGTCTGGACTACCGTGAATACATCCTCCCACTTTCGCCCGTTATCCAGAACaacctcatcctctccatccacCCGCACCCCAATCTGCTGGAGATACGCTCTACCAAGATTTACCGATCATCAGACGACCAATGCGAAGTACATTAGCGCTGCCAATACAACAGGAACTAGTACAAGATGGTAAAACTCTCCTAGCGGTGGTCGTTGCCGTTTCATCACCGCAGGTCGAACGTCTTCCTTTGGGAACACAGCTTGAGCATGATTCGGATGAGGCCCTAGGGACAATTTACGGTTCGGATATCGTAATGGCCAAATGCTGCACCTGAGGGGAGTGAGGCTTGAGGTCAGAATAAGATAGCAGAGGAGTAACATTGGTGGCCAGGCTACTCTCGTAAAAAGTTTATCGTTTTCACTATTTTCGCTATAGCAAGACCAGATTGAGTACGCTATCGTGACGAATGTTCCCATAAAATATATCATACTTATCGAAACTGTGGGAGCAAAAAAGTCTTGGTAGAACCGCTTCGCTTGTGATTGAGAGGCAGTCGGCAAATTCCACGGATTCTGAGTGCTCCCTGTGACCACAGACCTGGCAGGCCATTTATTGGAAGactggaaagagaaaaggtaAAAATGTAAGAGGGCATACATGTGTCCTAGGATAGTGTTAGAATGAAAAAATGAATGCTGGAGTCAGTCCTACACTCACGAGTTGCAAGAAACCACTCTCTCAAGTGATGAAAGGTTGATACACGAAATCCTGTGTGCGCAGCTCTAAGCCACTCATACAGCCAGAAactagagatatataaaacCGCAAGGACCATCTGCAGCCTTAGCAAGGTGGTGGGAACAAGCTGCTGTCCTGAAGCTAAGGCAAGTGGAATAAAGATATTTGTAATGAATCTAACCACAATCTTCCAGGTAAGGCTTAGCCCGATCCATCCGAGAGCCGGTCGATATCGTGGTGGTATAGTGTTGCTTGTAGATGGACTCCAAGTTAGTATCTGATCAGATACTCCAGCTTTGTGACGACTAGTTTGCAATACGTGTCCTTCAAATGACCCTGGGGCTAACCCTAACTGGACCATTTCTGTGAGGACGAGGATCTGATCTCCCGACTGGGTGAGAATGGACGACAATGTGACGTCCTCTACTGATCCGAAAGTTGGGAAGCCACCAGTCTTAAGGAGTGTACTATAACGAATGACACACCCTGACCCAGAAGCGAAGCTTTTGCCTAACCTGTTTAACTGGGGGATCTTGATTGCTGAGTAGTAGTCCAATGCCTGGTCAAGAGGATCCCCATCGGGGAGGTTATAGTAGTACTGTGCTGACCCAACTATCGCCAGTTTGGATCGCGTTAGCATATGCGGGAGAGTTGCCCGCAGGAAGTCTGGTGTCGGCATGCAGTCTGCATCCATAATAGCAATGAACTCTGGGGGGAAGGGTCTCTTGATTTCAAACAACCCGTAATTGAGATTACCAGCTTTGGCAAAGACCTTCACATTTGGTTTCACTCCACGGCTGTGATAAGACAGATTGGGCCAGATTTTGCATAGGTCGGCAATTGCCTTATGTAGGGCAGCTGAGTTACCGTCGTCAAGCACAGTAACACAGAATCTTGCAGTAGGGTAATCAATAGCGCAGGCAGCACGCGCAGTGTCTAAGATGATGTCTAATGACTCTCCACAGCATGGTACAAAAGTTTCTACCAGTGGCAGGTCATTCTGTCCGACCAAACGGAGCCGTGGAAGATGGGGAGCAAGTTCCCCTTTAGCACTAGTAAATGTGAAGAATTGTTCCCCACAACATTCATCTGGACTAAAGTCAGCAACAGTTGTATGTGGGGCCATTAACCCTGATGAAGAAATGGACACATAAATGCGCACtcgacaaagaaaaagcaccaCATGAGGGATGTTATGTTTACTGAAAAAATAAGACATAGCAAACGAATAATTCCATAGATTGCTGATAACCAGAGAGCCACTTGAGCAGCTGAGGGAGTGATTTATTGGGCAATGTATGTGAATCTTGATATTTTTTCAACTGGGAATTCCTGGATTTTGTAACGAAGTTTCTTGATCATCTTGTTATGGCTTAACAACTAGTGATGGTGGAAATGATAATTATCggatttatatatataatgaaggtcaaggaggagaacagaagaggaaatcatTTCGATAGAGAACGTATTAATGGGTCACATGACTTCCATCCTTTTGCACCCCCACGCGGGGTTCTTCGCTATAGACGAAGGATGCCGATGCACAGTTAAACCCCTGGAGACGTTGAAGGTATTACTATCCAGGACGGTGGTCAACTCAAGATGGACTCCTTAAGCAAACACGCACAGGATAATGAAGCGAGATTAGGTCCGGAATCAAACAATCTCACTTTGAGTAGCGGGTCCACTGCACACGATATTCTTGAGGCATTGGACTTGGATCCAGCTTTGAATAGGAAGATGCATCTGGTGAACGATGTACGCTGTTTTCATTATCTGACCTTCGCACGATTCTTTCGGTCTATACGTACCCTGTCTTCAAACATGAAAGATTAACCAGAGAAAATCACAGGCTCTGGACCAGATCGGGTGGACGCCATATCACAGgaggcttttcttcctttgcgGCATGGGGTATATACATTCGTTTGCAATCATTGTGTCTCTAGCGAACCGGCTAATGATTTTCACCAGATACGGTGTGGACGCCCTCCAGGTGTCTCTCCAGGGTATCATCGCTACCCAAGCAGCGTATGAATTTCAGCCCTCCTATCCTAAGGGTCTCACAATAGCGCTGTATGTAGGCATGCTAGTAGGGGCATTGTTCTGGGGTCTGAGTGCCGACATCGTTGGTCGGAGACTCGCATTCAACATATCGCTGTTTATTTGCTCTGTCTTCACCATTGTCGTTGGTGCGTCTCCTAACTGGGCATCACTGGCGTTCTTCATCGCTTTCTCCGCGTTCGGCGCCGGGGGGAATCTGATCCTGGACACCACTGTTCTCCTCGAGTACTTGCCGTCCAACAAGCAGTGGTTAGTAACGGGGCTTGCGGCTTGGTGGGGGGTTGGATGTACGATTGCCGGATTGGTAGCATGGGGGTTTATGCGTGAGTTCATTCAATAGCTAAAATGAGAATGTCTCTCACAGTGATTATGATTAGCCAATTATAGTTGCTCCAATCCCAGCGAAGCCCCATTTATGCCTTGCACCAAAGCTAATAACAGCGGCTGGCGATACCTTATGTATACAATGGGAGCCATGATCTTCGTGATGAGCATTGCCAGAGTGGCAGTGGTCAAGTTCAAAGAGACTCCCAAGTTCTTACTAGGACAGGGGAAAGACACAGAGGTGGTGGAGCGTTTCAATCAACTGGCTGAAAAGTACCATCGATCCTGTCCGATCACTCTCCAACAGCTTCAGGACTGCGGGCCCATCGCAACTGCACACTCTCAGTCCTCGCAGTTTTCCGTTGGCGAATTCTCGATCCATTTGCGTAGTCTGTTCTCAACGAGGAAACTCGTCCTCCTGATGGCCCTCCTCTGGCTTTCCTGGTTAATGCTCGGTCTCGCATATCCATTGTTCAATGTATTTCTACCGTCATACCTGGCCAGCCGGGGGGTCAAGTTCGGTGTGCTGAGCACTTACGAAACGTGGAGAAATTACGCTCTTGCTCAAGTGTGTAGCATTTTTGGGCCTATTGCCAGTGCATATTTGGCGAACCGACGCTTCTTAGGGCGACGATATACCATGACCATTGGAGGTCTGCTTACTAGTACGTTACTTTTGAACGATgtaattttctttttactgGCCCCTGGCTAACTGCTACTCCTTACCAGTGGCATTCTTGTTTGCGTATTCTCAGGTCACATCCCAGCAGCAGAATGTTGCTTATACGTGTGTCATTTCTTTCACCCTGCAGATCTACGCCGCTTGTCTGTACGGATATACTGTCGAGGTCCTACCGTCGGCCCATAGAGCCACCGGGAATGGGGTCTCGGTGGCTCTCCACCGTTTCATGGGTGTTGTATCAGCTATTATTGCGACCTCGGCAGATACTGAGACTACAGCGCCGGTCTTTATTTGTGCTGCGCTGTATGGGGGTTTGGCTATGTGTGCTGTTTTGCTCCCGTTTGAGCCATGCGCGAAGCGTGCCTCATAGTGAAATTCAGTAGTGGTAttaaaacaagaaaaaatCCGATTTTTGCCACGCGGTCCCTCAGAAGTGTGAACTCCCTACTCTAGTTTTAATATATGTACAGTGGGGAGACACCCGGATATTTATATCTCTGCTAGATCTACATGAGCTGACTTAACGGCCCTTCCAAAACTCGCCACTGGCTACTGCAAATTCATACCAAGCTCGTCCCAAACTGATACAGGAGGTTCCCCCGGAAATAGGTGAACAGTCCCTACCATTTGAGTGTCAACCACCACGCTCAGAAGCCTGGCACCCGCTTAcagctcttcttcagtcTAAAACTAATGATTAGTATTTATAAGTAGATGATAGTAATATGTAATACGTAGTAGAATGAAGATTATCGTATATTAAGTATTGAAATCATTCTATTATGAATTCAAAAAAGTAATTCTAAGTTTACTTTCTTATGTAACTGAACCAAGATTCTAAACGCAGCCAAGCTGCACTACAATAACGGAAGCATAAAGTATACAAAAAACGAATGCATTCGATTAGCTAGCTACACAATAAATCCAGCTGgacacaaaaagaaagaaaagataatagatattGTGATTCTGTCAGCCCACCACCATTCCGATATTAGAACTTAATTATTCCCTATCGTGCTTGTCGTACTCGATCAGGCAAGACATATCCCGTGGCCTACCGCTTACTGCTGAACAGGCTTGGGAGGGAGAGGCTTGTCGGtaggagggggagggggaacGTCACCACGCTTTCCGTTGTCGTTCTCCTTGGGGGGAGCGGGCTTGTCTTCGGTAGGCCTgggcggaggaggaacatCTCCTCGCTTTCCGTTGtcgttctccttctccttagGAGGCAGAGGCTTATCTGTagggggaggaggcggcACATCACCGCGCTTGTCGTTGTCGTGGTCCTTCGGGGGAGCTGGGAGATCGGTAGGCTTAGGAGGAGGGGGCACCTCGTCACGCTTGCTCTTGTCATCTTCCTtaggaggaagaggcttATCggtgggaggagggggagggatATCGCCACGCTTGTCGTTAtcgttctccttctccttagGAGGGAGAGGCTTGTCGGtaggaggaggcggcggcggcacGTCACCGCGCTTGCCATTGTCGTTCTCCTTGGGATCCTTGGGAGGAGCTGGGAGATCGGTAGGCTTCTTAGGCGGGGGAACATCTCCACGCTTGTCGTTGTCGTTCTCCGGCTTTGGCGGGACGGGAGCGTCCGCAGTAGGAAGAGGCACTGGAACCTTCTGGAGGTCGGTAGGACCTATCGATTACTGTTAGCCACATTTCCCTTTAGTATAGAGGGCAGTCGACATACGATCAGCAGGAGGTGCGGCGGCAACGAGGCCGGCGACCATCAAGGTAGAGAGAACGGCGGAGAACTTCATTCTGATAGTTGATTCAAAGAAAACTGGAACGAATGGGTGATTGATAAATGAGTGTAAAGCGAGTGAGACCGTTGATTGTGTATTTGGATTGGAGCTGATGATGGACTAACTTTGCCGGTCGCACCGTTCTCTTTATACCATCCAATCTACAGCTGAAGTGCACCATCTGAGACTGTTTCTATTCTGGCGCCATTGAAATCGGAAATGACGACCGGCTTGACGTGGCATAGTTCTGGATGAGTCGTCAGCATCAGATGGTGTGTCGATAGGGTTGTGGGGACCGATGCCCCGGCACTGTACCAGACTTCGACTCTGGTCGACAGAGTGCGAAGACAATTGACGTCTTACGAATAGGTGGATCCCTTGGTTGATATTGCGGCGCTTGCATCAATGATACTATTCTCTACGACTGGCTAACCAATTGGATAATCACCTCAGAGGGATGTAAAGCATGCAAAACGAACTCAACCCTAACATGAAGCCTAGCAAGATATGCCTCAAAACTGGGTAAACGAGGCTACAGAACTGGTGGCCTCGGTCCGTGGCATAACTTCGCATGAGTGAGGTTCTGCTTCGGGATTCATCAACTCCGACACATAGTCCATTTCCAGCCCTAGTAAATGATCGGCAACGGAGTATCCCCATAGTTAACCGCCATCTCGGGCCATAACAAACCACATTAGCCATACGCTTCCAGAAACCAGGCACCTTAATTGGTGTTTGCCTGTTTTGAGTGCACACGCGGCGCCCGCCGATCCTCCAGTGCAGGGCTAAAGCCTCACTGGCGGACTGGGGCCCACCCGGCGTGAGCTTAGCCTCTGCCACTTGTCGATCTCGCgggtgatgacgaggaacCTACCGGAACCTGCGGGGAATATGGTATTTTTGGATCAGATAAAGCTCGCAAAGTGGATATGCTATTCTCCAGGCGGTTTGGTCTAAGGTACCGTTGGCGCTGGTCTGTTAATTGACTCGTCCACTGCGCTGACTGCTATTTCACCATGGTGCCCACTTCCTATGTTGTATCCACTATTCAGCTGAATGTGGCCCACTGCTGAATGGGCAACTGTCTTCCAAAATTGAGACAATAGGAGTGACACTAGTTGTGAACTAGCTGATTCGTTAGAATTTGGGATTGATGTCAACGTTAGCCCTATGAGGTACGAAGCCAATGCCCGAGAATTAAGGTTCAACTGGTTGACCATATGAAGCAGCAAGAAGGTGCGCGATGGGGAAGTCTGCACGTAGCCCTCATTGGATGTTTGTCGCCAAAATGTCCTGCACTGCCACATGCATCAGTTGATATCACATTCCGATCGAAATAGTCTCGGCTCGGTAATATGAGTTTCTCAGGCATGTTGCAGCTCGACTACTGATTCCTGTAAGTGAGTATTATTTTGAATACTTTCCGAATTTTTACTATCAATCAGCTTTTCAATTTCTAGGAACCGCGTAGTGTACCAATTTAAGGGTAACGAGAAGAGCCTCTTTCGGCCAAGACATTGCTTCATAAGGCGTGCAGAATCTAAGTGTCTGGGCGTGTACAGCTCCTGATACCTCAGCTTGGGTCTAGAAGAATCGACACCTCATATGCGGCTCCTATCACGGGGAAACTATGTATGGCCGGATAGCAGCATACCTGGAGTATCCAGAGTAAGTCGAGTTAAAAGGCGCGTCTAGGAATTACTTGATTAGCCGAGCAATGATCGACATGCAACGCGTCCCAATAGACGTGATAGCATGCATGCCAAGGGGCAAATCACGCTAGCTCATGCATGGAGACTGAGTGAGAGCAATCGAAGCCTGGGGCACATGGAAGAACCTAAATTTGAAGAGAGCTATAAGATCCAGACTGGAGCAGGTTAGTAATCGGAGTTCGAGATGTCATCACTGTCGATCAATACGGTGTGCATCTTTACTTATTCCAATTAGCGTTGAGTTAGAAGGCGTAAAGGAGCATAATCCGAGCTTGAGGCAAATGTTCATCTACGCAGCACTCTAGGAATAGCTATTTTGTACAATGTCCACGCAAAGCCTGCTGGAAGTGATGCAATCGCTAGGCCAACGAATGTTCGAGTTCCCAAATACGCCATCTTGGATATCCATGGCGCCCAAGAGGATATGGGTGACCAATGCTTTCCAGAGCGTTCTGCAAGGGGGACAAATTCAAGGACGGTGCCAGTCGTCGCCAGTCCAGAAATTCCCTCAATAGTACCTCCACAATATGGCGCCACATATCGGGCAAATACCGATTTCGCCAACCCATCACAGGCCTGGAGCCGAGTAAGGAACTCAGAGCTTTGATGGATCGCTAACAGGCGTTGAAATTGTGTCGTGTTGAAGTGGCCGAGTCCCCGCTGAATTTCATCCTCCGATGGGCGCTTTCCCTCGGTATTCTGGTTTAAGGAGAACAACACATTCGTCAGGCCA from Aspergillus oryzae RIB40 DNA, chromosome 7 includes the following:
- a CDS encoding putative short-chain dehydrogenase/reductase (dehydrogenases with different specificities (related to short-chain alcohol dehydrogenases)), with product MFNTRVVPMNENHVNLNCGLGGLGSSIGKKLRQQGARLAILYAPFEAARRDQLLESTYGRVPDSDEIRAYECDITSPESVQSAFKALDKEMVQPSSFSVADRTFPSILINTAGYVNLSDMESTPPEDTMKHLTTNVFGPMLCSQAFARLYFTASKGAKSSGSPPPTGRIVNIASQAAHVALPRHGAYCASKAALLGLTRSMASEWGGRGITTNSVSPTVAWTELGKKAWGQEDVREAFLKTIPTGKFALPDEVADAVLFLCKASVLELFGSFLHTN
- a CDS encoding uncharacterized protein (synaptic vesicle transporter SV2 (major facilitator superfamily)) is translated as MDSLSKHAQDNEARLGPESNNLTLSSGSTAHDILEALDLDPALNRKMHLVNDALDQIGWTPYHRRLFFLCGMGYIHSFAIIVSLANRLMIFTRYGVDALQVSLQGIIATQAAYEFQPSYPKGLTIALYVGMLVGALFWGLSADIVGRRLAFNISLFICSVFTIVVGASPNWASLAFFIAFSAFGAGGNLILDTTVLLEYLPSNKQWLVTGLAAWWGVGCTIAGLVAWGFMPNYSCSNPSEAPFMPCTKANNSGWRYLMYTMGAMIFVMSIARVAVVKFKETPKFLLGQGKDTEVVERFNQLAEKYHRSCPITLQQLQDCGPIATAHSQSSQFSVGEFSIHLRSLFSTRKLVLLMALLWLSWLMLGLAYPLFNVFLPSYLASRGVKFGVLSTYETWRNYALAQVCSIFGPIASAYLANRRFLGRRYTMTIGGLLTMAFLFAYSQVTSQQQNVAYTCVISFTLQIYAACLYGYTVEVLPSAHRATGNGVSVALHRFMGVVSAIIATSADTETTAPVFICAALYGGLAMCAVLLPFEPCAKRAS
- a CDS encoding uncharacterized protein (predicted protein) yields the protein MKFSAVLSTLMVAGLVAAAPPADRPTDLQKVPVPLPTADAPVPPKPENDNDKRGDVPPPKKPTDLPAPPKDPKENDNGKRGDVPPPPPPTDKPLPPKEKENDNDKRGDIPPPPPTDKPLPPKEDDKSKRDEVPPPPKPTDLPAPPKDHDNDKRGDVPPPPPTDKPLPPKEKENDNGKRGDVPPPPRPTEDKPAPPKENDNGKRGDVPPPPPTDKPLPPKPVQQ